The Nostoc sp. PCC 7524 nucleotide sequence CTATCAACATTACTTTAGCCGCAATGTTGCCGATGCCGTTTATTCTTTGGGGTTCATTGGTATATCAAAAACGGCTTGAACCTCGTTATGCTGATGTCAGAAAAAAAGTTAGTTTTCTCAACTCACGCCTTGCTAATAATATTAGTGGAATTACGACAATTAAAAGTTTTACATCAGAGAGGTATGAAAGTGCCAGACTAGCAGAAGAAAGTGAAGCTTATAGAAAAAGTAATTCCAAAGCAATTAAACTTTCTGCTGCTTTTGTTCCTTTAATTAGAATGCTGGTTTTAGCAGGGTTTACGGCTTTACTATTTTTGGGAGGTATGGCTGCACATTCTGGAGCGATATCTATAGGTAATTACAGTGTTTTACTGGTTCTCGTGCAAAGATTATTGTGGCCATTGGTGTTTTTAGGAGAAACTTTTGACCACTATCAAAGAGCAATGGCTTCTACTAAGCGCGTGATGGATTTATTAGATACTCCTATCCAAATTACGACGGGAGATGTGCCTTTAGTTGTGGAAAATGTGCGGGGTGAAGTTGATTTTAAAAATGTTACCTTTGCCTATCGAAACAGTGAAGTTATTATTAAAGATTTATCTTTACATATTCCCGCCGGAACAACTATTGCTGTTGTTGGTTCGACGGGTTCGGGTAAAAGCACTTTAGTGAAATTATTATTACGATTCTATGACGTTTCTAGTGGCGCAATTACGATTGATGGCATTGATATTCAAAAATTGAAATTGTATGATTTACGTCGTAGTATTGGCTTAGTTAGTCAAGATGTATTTTTATTTCATGGTACGGTGGCAGAAAATATTGCCTACGGTACTTTTGACACTACTGATGAAGCCATTATTAATGCAGCAAAAATAGCTGAAGCACATGATTTTATTATGCGGCTTCCCGAAGGTTATGAAACAATAGTTGGGGAACGAGGACAAAAGTTATCTGGGGGACAACGCCAACGTATCGCGATAGCTAGAGCAGTTTTGAAGAATCCACCGATTTTGATTTTGGATGAGGCGACATCTGCGGTAGATAATGAGACGGAAGCCGCAATTCAACGCTCTTTAGAAAAGATTACCGTGAATCGGACTACGATCGCGATCGCTCACCGTCTTTCCACAATTCGTCACAGTCATTGCATATATGTCATGGAGCATGGTCAAATTGTGGAACAGGGTAAACATGAAGATTTAGTTGCACTTGATGGAATTTATGCCAGTTTGTGGTGTGTACAGTCTGGAAGTATTACATGATAATTTACCTCATTTGCGGGATAAGTATGCGGGATATCTGCTCAATGTGAGACTTCACTTGAACAGATATATTCCTACCACTCTATACACAGATCATGGCTAAAGCAAAGTAACTGGTATAATTACTTGATTAAATATTTGAATAAATCATCCAAAACTAAATTAGCTCCCTTGATTCCCCATGCAGCAATCCATGTATCACTTGTAACTGGATAAACGCGATTTTGTTGTACGGCTTGTAAACGCGACCACAGGGGATGATTTGTGAACTGTTTCAATCTTGATTCGTTGTGTCCTCCGAGAATTAAGAAAATAACATCACCACCAATTTGAGGAATCAATTCTAAAGAGATGTTTTCCTGACTTTTATCTTTATCTTCATATTGAGGACGGGGTAAACCGATTTCTTGAAGGATTCCTCCACTAAATGATCCGTGCATATAAAGACGAGTATAATTAGCCCAAAAGTTGACTAAAGATACTTTTGTTTGTGAAAGTTTTTCTCCCATCTTTTGACGCAGATTGTCTATTTTTTGTTCATATTCTTGCAACAATTTTTCAGCTTGTGTTGTTTTACCAAGTGCTTCTGCATATTTTTTTAACCAATTTTTCCATTCTCTTTCTTCATCAGCTAATACTGTTGGGGCGATTTGCGATAGTTGATTATACAATTGAGCATCCCAAGAGAGACCTAAAATTAAGTCTGGCTTGAGATATAAAATCTTTTCTAGATTGGGTTGACCATTAACACCGATTTTCTCAACTCCTGTTGTTAAATTTCTTAGGTAAGCAGGAAATTGATTATCACTTAATGTTGTGGCTGCGATTGGTTTTACCCCTAGAGCTAAAACATTATCTAAACCACCTAATACAACTACTCGCTGTGGATTTAAATTTATTTTTGTTTCACCCATAGCGTGTTTAACAACTCGCATTTCTGAAGTGATATTTGCAGTCTTGTCAGAGAAATCTTTAGGTTTACTTAATCCACAACCAATAACTATTAAAGCTGTGAATATACTAAATAAAATCAATCTGATGTAATGATAATTAAGTAGGAGATACACCCATCTAATTACCTGGGTCAATAAATCATCAATACCATGCTTTTTAATTGGCATTTTCTTGAAAAAATAAATATAGTAATTCGATTTGATGGTTGAAAAAATCTAAGTATTTGTAGAGTGTGTTAGCTGTAAGCTGTAACACACCAAAAGCTTTGGTGAAGGTGCGTTACTAACGCATCCTACGTATATTTCCCCAAGCTATAAAATAACTTAGGGAATCAGGTTTGACTCTTGATTAAACTGTAATTAGTGATGTTTCAAGATGAAATAGTTCTGTAACTGTAAACTGGGAAAAAGTTACTAGTTGATTCACCCCACATTCTCCCCGAAAACTAATACTTTTACTCGGATCATCAATCACATTACATCTATAAGTGTTAACTTCACCATCCGGTTTTGTAAAGGTGATTTCTACTTTATTAAAAGTCTCATCTTCGTTTTGCTCAATTACATGACCTTCAACTTGGTAATTAAACCAGTCCCAATTATAATGAAGCATCAATTCTCTTTCTAAGATTTGCACCTGCCAAGGTAAAATACCCCAACCACGATAGACATTTTTTAAACACTGAATATCACCACTTCGTATCAAAATGGCAGTAAAAGATTGTTGGTTTAACCTAGCATAATATCTCCCTTCTGGAAGGTCGATCATCGTTGGTGCAAAACGATGTCCACCAAAATGGCTACTTTGCCACACTCGCACATGAGACAATGATAAATTCTCTACTGTTGCTAATGCTTGACGATAAAAAGGATTGCCATATTTAGCACAGCATTTATCATGACTACCATGAGTACATACTAAAAAATCTCTGGTTTGAATATTTGTTGTTTCAACTCTTGCTGGCGTTTCATTTCTGATACACTTTTGGATGATGGGTACTGCATCATTAATATCTGATAAGATATATTCTTGCTTGCTATACCCTGAAGATATTTCTTCTGTCTGGTAATAGATAATTAAGCGAGTTCGTCCACTTTGATAATAATTGGCATTGTAAATAAATACCAACCTTACATAAGAAGCTGCTTCCTCAATAGCTGATTGCAAATCTTTTAATTGATTGGGAATATTTTTGGAATCTAAGGGTTGAGATGTCCAAGGTAGTGGCACTTCGAGCAAGATATAATATTGGCGATTTAACGCAGTCCCAATGGGGTCTTCTTTGGCTTGACAAGATTCCTCAGCACAAAAAATATTGTTCATAATAAACCACTAAATCGGAGTTGCCAACTTCAGTTAATTAAAATTATTAGCAATAAGCAAATAGGATTTGTGTCTGTTTGGGTACAAGTTTGGAGTATTTTTGCGAACTGTGGATTTTGAATCTCAAATTGCTCAAATAATTCTACAGTTGGTCAGCCTTCTTCAGCAGGTATTTGTTATGGGTGAGCAAAATACGCACCCATCAAAAGTGGTAAGTATTTAAATTTTTACCAATTAATTCGATATCCAATACTGAGAGTTCTACCTTGTCCAGCATAATTAGCACTATCAAAGAAAGGTGCAAAGTATTGGGAGTAAACTGGGAAATATTGGTTATTGAATAGGTTTTGAATACCTATTTGTAATTCCCCTTGACCCAGTTTGATACTGCTGATGTAGTCTACTGTGATGTAGCTGTTAATTTTACCATCTTCTACACCATCATTAAAAGCCCGATCGCGATCGCCTGAGTAAAGCAATTGTAATCTATTCCGCCAACCCTTGAGGGTTTCATTTTCTACATAGGCTGTCAATTTCAAGGGTGGAACTGTAATACTGTTGAGTGCTAAATATTCACCATCATTGTCTTCGTCATTTTCCCCTTCTATCCAAGTAGCTGTACCCCCAACTTTCCAGCCTTGAGTCGGTTGGACATCAATCGCAGCTTCTATACCGTAAACTTTTTGGGGAGCGCGAACAGTCTCTAAGAAGTCAGTGTTAGGGTTAAAGTTAAAAGCTGAACCTAAATCAGAATAGTTGTAGAAACCAGATAAGGACGCTTGCACATTATTCCATTGACCCCGAATACCGATTTCATAATTGTCTACTTTTTGCGGTTCTGTCAGTTGTAGAGAGTCCAAAATATTGACGACTCCTGTGGGGGGACGGCGGAAAACACGACCTAAATCGGGAACTGAAAAGCCTTGAGAAAAGCTAGCAAATATACTAACTTCCGGTGTAAATTTGTAGACAATTCCGGCATTAAATACTGTAGAATCAAAACTGCGATCGCCACCTTGAATATTACGCCGGGGAAATTCGGCGGTGATGTAGTCGTCTAAACTCACACCAATATTTACATAACGCAAACCACCACTCAAGCGTAAACTATCAGATACATCCCATTGCAATTGACCAAATACACCCAGTTCTCTAAAGTCGTAATCTGGGACAAAAACCCGCTTCTCAATCTTACGAAAGATGCGACCACCTGATGCGTCAAATTCCCCAGAATCGAAAATATTAAACCTTTGAGAACTACGCTCATTTTGATAGTCCACACCCCAAAGTAAGCTCACAGTTTTATCTTGATTGAAGGGTGTTTCAACTTGTAATCTTCCTCCCAACTGTTCAGAATCTCCTTCTGATTGAGTAATTGCTCTTAATCTTCCACCCCGGTTATCAGTAGGAAATCCACCACCAAAACCATAATTACGATAGTAAGCTTGAGCTTGCAGCTTGCTACCAAAAATATTGTCATTATTGTAATTTAAGCTGAATAAAGTGTTTTTGATAAAACTACCATCATCAGCATCAATTATATTTATGCCATCTGGTTTCCTCAGAGCGCGAGATTTTTGAATTCCGGGTATATTATCAACTGCTTCATCAGAAATAAAATCAGTATTTTGTTTTTGATCAAAATGGTTAAAGGTAAATTGCAGACGTTGATCAGGTGCTAATTCTACTCCTACTTTTGCCAAAGCATTGATTTTTCTGCTATCATCATCACCTGCAAAGTTAGCAATGCGATCGCCTTCTGCATCATATAATCCCGCAGTTGTCACCAGAGAAAAACCTACAGTGTAGTCAAATTTACCTTCTGTCCCTGTAATTTGATGGGAAAGGTTGTAACCAAAACTATCTGCGGAACGAGTTAAAGAAGTGTCTAAACCAATATTTGTTGTAGAAGTTAGTCTTTGACCGCTTGGCCTCTTAGTAATAATATTGACGACACCACCAGTTGCTTGACCACCATAGATCGCATTTGGGCCGCGTACAATTTCAATGCGTTCGATTGCACTGGGATCTATAGTTGTTAATTGAGCAGGAATTGATTGTAAATTACTATTTTGGGGAACACCGTCAATCAAAACTGAGATATTGCGACCCCGCAAATTTTGCCCAAATGTATTAGTGCGATTAGTTGGTGAACCAAAGCCAGGAACGGTTTTCGCCAAGATATCAGCTAAGTTAGTGGTTAATTTTGCTTGTTCCTCAATCTGTTCACGAGTAATCACAGTTACAGAACGCGGGATATTCTGGATATCTTCTTCGGTACGCGTTGCTGTCACCACCAGTTCAATTGATGGGTCACTTTCAGATGTCGTTTCATCTGGTGTTTGTTCACTGGTTGGCTGTTCTGGTTGTATTGGTGTTTGTGTCGTTGAAACAACAGGTGTGAAGCTAAAAATTAGACTTTCATCACTATCGAATGGCACTAAGAAAAGCCGAAACGCTGATCAATTAAGCAGTTTGCAATTGTTTACGTAATTCATGCCGGGGTTTGGTCATCAAGGGGTAAATTTTGGGGCGACGTTTACGAACTCGTGGTTCACTACGACCTGGGCGGTAGGGAACAGCCTTGTGAGGAATAACTTTGAGTAAAGTACGATAAATTTGAAGACGTTTTGTTGAATGAGCAGCTAATAATTTGGGAAGAAAGTTAATTAAATGATGGCGAGTACCTTGTAGCGATAAGCGTAAGGGAGGAGTATTATAAGTAGTTCCAGCCTGCCACATTAAGCTACGAAGTAGATTGTAAGCGAGTAAATAAACATGAATTTCTTTGCGGATCATAGAAGGAGTTTTACACCGTAGAACATCCATCCCTAATGTGGTTTTCAGATGTCTCAAATCCAATTCAACATCCCAACGTTTACCATAAAGTCCAACAACTTCTAGAGTAGAATAAGTTGCTTTATCTAAAAGAGTAGTAATCAAGCTAACTCGTTGAGTGCGAAAACCAGGAATAACGATGTAATAGTAAATCTCTCGCAAAGTTATGGTTTGAGGTAGAGCATTAAA carries:
- a CDS encoding TonB-dependent receptor, coding for MPFDSDESLIFSFTPVVSTTQTPIQPEQPTSEQTPDETTSESDPSIELVVTATRTEEDIQNIPRSVTVITREQIEEQAKLTTNLADILAKTVPGFGSPTNRTNTFGQNLRGRNISVLIDGVPQNSNLQSIPAQLTTIDPSAIERIEIVRGPNAIYGGQATGGVVNIITKRPSGQRLTSTTNIGLDTSLTRSADSFGYNLSHQITGTEGKFDYTVGFSLVTTAGLYDAEGDRIANFAGDDDSRKINALAKVGVELAPDQRLQFTFNHFDQKQNTDFISDEAVDNIPGIQKSRALRKPDGINIIDADDGSFIKNTLFSLNYNNDNIFGSKLQAQAYYRNYGFGGGFPTDNRGGRLRAITQSEGDSEQLGGRLQVETPFNQDKTVSLLWGVDYQNERSSQRFNIFDSGEFDASGGRIFRKIEKRVFVPDYDFRELGVFGQLQWDVSDSLRLSGGLRYVNIGVSLDDYITAEFPRRNIQGGDRSFDSTVFNAGIVYKFTPEVSIFASFSQGFSVPDLGRVFRRPPTGVVNILDSLQLTEPQKVDNYEIGIRGQWNNVQASLSGFYNYSDLGSAFNFNPNTDFLETVRAPQKVYGIEAAIDVQPTQGWKVGGTATWIEGENDEDNDGEYLALNSITVPPLKLTAYVENETLKGWRNRLQLLYSGDRDRAFNDGVEDGKINSYITVDYISSIKLGQGELQIGIQNLFNNQYFPVYSQYFAPFFDSANYAGQGRTLSIGYRINW
- a CDS encoding ABC transporter ATP-binding protein, whose amino-acid sequence is MTSKFHPLSNKRSPLQRLLNYGQKYRGKIYQASTYSVINTILDLAPPWLIGIAVDILVQQQDSFIARFGIKDVIWQFALLSLITVIVWIFESLSQYAYDRLWRNLAQNIQHSLRLDAYNHLQQLESAYFEDSSTGGLMSILSDDINQLEDFLNGGANEIIQVTTSLLILIGGAFFILPINITLAAMLPMPFILWGSLVYQKRLEPRYADVRKKVSFLNSRLANNISGITTIKSFTSERYESARLAEESEAYRKSNSKAIKLSAAFVPLIRMLVLAGFTALLFLGGMAAHSGAISIGNYSVLLVLVQRLLWPLVFLGETFDHYQRAMASTKRVMDLLDTPIQITTGDVPLVVENVRGEVDFKNVTFAYRNSEVIIKDLSLHIPAGTTIAVVGSTGSGKSTLVKLLLRFYDVSSGAITIDGIDIQKLKLYDLRRSIGLVSQDVFLFHGTVAENIAYGTFDTTDEAIINAAKIAEAHDFIMRLPEGYETIVGERGQKLSGGQRQRIAIARAVLKNPPILILDEATSAVDNETEAAIQRSLEKITVNRTTIAIAHRLSTIRHSHCIYVMEHGQIVEQGKHEDLVALDGIYASLWCVQSGSIT
- a CDS encoding ABC transporter substrate-binding protein yields the protein MPIKKHGIDDLLTQVIRWVYLLLNYHYIRLILFSIFTALIVIGCGLSKPKDFSDKTANITSEMRVVKHAMGETKINLNPQRVVVLGGLDNVLALGVKPIAATTLSDNQFPAYLRNLTTGVEKIGVNGQPNLEKILYLKPDLILGLSWDAQLYNQLSQIAPTVLADEEREWKNWLKKYAEALGKTTQAEKLLQEYEQKIDNLRQKMGEKLSQTKVSLVNFWANYTRLYMHGSFSGGILQEIGLPRPQYEDKDKSQENISLELIPQIGGDVIFLILGGHNESRLKQFTNHPLWSRLQAVQQNRVYPVTSDTWIAAWGIKGANLVLDDLFKYLIK
- a CDS encoding sucrase ferredoxin, which encodes MNNIFCAEESCQAKEDPIGTALNRQYYILLEVPLPWTSQPLDSKNIPNQLKDLQSAIEEAASYVRLVFIYNANYYQSGRTRLIIYYQTEEISSGYSKQEYILSDINDAVPIIQKCIRNETPARVETTNIQTRDFLVCTHGSHDKCCAKYGNPFYRQALATVENLSLSHVRVWQSSHFGGHRFAPTMIDLPEGRYYARLNQQSFTAILIRSGDIQCLKNVYRGWGILPWQVQILERELMLHYNWDWFNYQVEGHVIEQNEDETFNKVEITFTKPDGEVNTYRCNVIDDPSKSISFRGECGVNQLVTFSQFTVTELFHLETSLITV